From the genome of Neisseria lisongii, one region includes:
- a CDS encoding helix-turn-helix domain-containing protein, with protein sequence MKTFEKIRLMRELNHWSQEEVADKLGLSTNGYAKIERGETKLNIPRLEQIATVFNVDLWDLVQPENKGFVCQINEGDNNSDISFYAYPSQEWVGEIEKLKLTIRHQQEMLAQKDILLQQKQEENLLLKELLAQLRQK encoded by the coding sequence ATGAAAACCTTTGAAAAGATTAGGTTGATGAGAGAATTAAACCATTGGTCGCAGGAAGAAGTTGCCGATAAATTGGGGCTTTCTACCAACGGTTACGCCAAAATCGAAAGGGGTGAAACGAAACTGAATATCCCCCGTTTGGAACAGATTGCGACGGTATTCAATGTGGATTTATGGGACTTGGTTCAGCCGGAAAACAAAGGCTTTGTCTGTCAAATCAACGAAGGCGACAATAACAGCGATATTTCGTTTTATGCTTACCCATCACAGGAATGGGTGGGCGAAATCGAAAAATTAAAGCTGACGATTCGCCATCAGCAAGAAATGTTGGCACAAAAAGATATTTTGCTGCAGCAGAAACAGGAAGAAAATCTGTTATTGAAAGAACTGCTGGCGCAGTTGCGGCAAAAATAA
- a CDS encoding patatin-like phospholipase family protein has translation MHAFSFVCRTVAVCTAAVALSACPSHTAPSKQAETQRQSKPQAVIGLALGGGASKGFAHIGIIKVLKENGIPVKVVTGTSAGSIVGSLYASGMSPDRLELEAEVLGKADLVDLTLSTSGFIKGEKLQNYINQKVGGRPIQQFPLKFAAVATDFQSGRGVAFNSGNAGQAVRASAAIPNVFQPVLIGGRRYVDGGLSQPVPVSAAKKQGANFVIAVDISARPDSKLSTNFLSYLDQTLNIMSTAALQNELAQADIVIKPQVLSLGAIGGFDQKKRAIQLGEQAARAALPDIKRKLAAYRY, from the coding sequence ATGCACGCTTTTTCTTTTGTTTGCAGAACCGTTGCCGTTTGTACCGCCGCTGTGGCGCTCAGCGCCTGTCCGAGCCATACCGCACCGAGCAAACAGGCAGAAACGCAGCGTCAGAGCAAGCCCCAAGCCGTTATCGGATTGGCGCTCGGCGGCGGCGCATCAAAAGGGTTTGCCCATATCGGCATTATCAAAGTATTGAAAGAAAACGGTATTCCGGTAAAAGTCGTTACCGGCACATCAGCCGGCTCGATTGTCGGCAGCCTCTACGCCTCAGGCATGTCGCCCGACCGTTTGGAATTGGAAGCCGAAGTTCTCGGCAAAGCCGATTTGGTCGATTTAACCCTGTCCACCAGCGGCTTTATCAAAGGCGAAAAACTGCAAAACTATATCAACCAAAAAGTCGGCGGCCGCCCGATTCAGCAGTTTCCGCTGAAATTCGCCGCCGTCGCCACCGATTTCCAAAGCGGCCGTGGCGTAGCGTTTAACAGCGGCAACGCAGGGCAGGCGGTCAGAGCTTCCGCCGCCATTCCCAACGTCTTCCAGCCCGTGCTGATCGGCGGCCGCCGCTATGTCGATGGCGGATTGTCGCAGCCCGTGCCGGTGAGTGCCGCCAAAAAACAGGGCGCAAACTTCGTGATTGCCGTGGACATTTCCGCCCGCCCCGACAGCAAACTGAGTACCAATTTCCTGTCGTATCTCGACCAAACCCTCAACATCATGAGTACCGCCGCCCTGCAAAACGAACTGGCGCAGGCAGACATCGTGATTAAACCGCAGGTCTTGTCGCTCGGCGCAATCGGCGGTTTCGACCAGAAAAAACGGGCCATCCAACTCGGCGAACAAGCCGCCCGCGCCGCCTTGCCCGACATCAAGCGCAAACTGGCCGCATACCGGTATTGA